Proteins encoded together in one Hymenobacter monticola window:
- a CDS encoding family 1 glycosylhydrolase, protein MNRLELWGGVECSHCRVGDTYSDQLSRSGHWDRVSDLDALADLGLKTLRYPVLWEHTCPDNPDACDWSWADARLPRLRELGINPIIGLVHHGSGPRHTALHEDSFAPGLALHAANVARRYPWLTHFTPVNEPLTTARFSALYGHWYPHTTDDRTFVRALLNQLDATRQAMAAIREIIPHAQLVQTEDLAQVHSTPAMRYQANFENHRRWLSFDILCGRVNPSHFFWHYLRQHGATEAELQSWLDNPCPPDVLGLNHYLTSERFLDEAVDNYWPCHVADNGRQRYSDIEAVRVGRVSLAGVTSLLLQAWQRYNIPVSITEAHLNCTREEQVRWLHYVWESAQEAREQGADVRAVTVWSLFGAFDWNSLLTRNVGHYETGVFDVRSGQLRPTLLAKLVRSLAHGQPFGHPVLQSMGWWQRPGRVHFQSSTAPAKSIEPQPHSRVKTLKDVRPLTKEKLRYAA, encoded by the coding sequence ATGAATCGACTTGAACTATGGGGCGGCGTCGAGTGCAGCCACTGCCGCGTGGGCGACACCTACTCGGACCAACTCAGCCGCAGCGGCCATTGGGACCGGGTGTCGGACCTCGACGCCCTGGCCGACCTCGGCCTGAAAACCCTGCGCTACCCCGTGCTGTGGGAGCACACCTGCCCCGACAACCCCGACGCCTGCGACTGGAGTTGGGCCGATGCCCGCCTGCCGCGCTTGCGTGAGCTGGGCATCAACCCTATTATTGGCCTGGTGCACCACGGCAGCGGCCCCCGCCACACGGCTTTGCACGAAGACAGCTTTGCTCCGGGCCTGGCCCTGCACGCGGCCAATGTGGCCCGGCGCTACCCCTGGCTCACGCACTTCACGCCCGTGAACGAGCCGCTGACCACGGCCCGCTTCAGCGCCCTCTACGGCCACTGGTACCCACATACCACCGACGACCGCACCTTCGTGCGCGCCCTGCTCAACCAACTCGATGCTACCCGGCAGGCTATGGCGGCCATCCGCGAAATCATTCCGCACGCCCAACTGGTGCAAACCGAGGACTTGGCCCAGGTGCACAGCACGCCTGCCATGCGCTACCAGGCCAATTTCGAAAACCACCGCCGCTGGTTGAGCTTCGACATTCTGTGCGGCCGCGTCAATCCCTCACATTTTTTCTGGCATTACCTGCGCCAGCACGGCGCCACCGAAGCCGAGCTGCAAAGCTGGCTCGACAACCCCTGCCCGCCCGATGTGCTGGGCCTGAACCACTACCTCACGAGCGAGCGGTTTCTGGACGAGGCCGTCGACAACTACTGGCCTTGCCACGTGGCCGACAATGGCAGGCAGCGCTATTCCGACATCGAGGCCGTGCGGGTGGGCCGCGTGTCGCTGGCCGGCGTGACCAGCCTGCTGCTCCAAGCCTGGCAGCGCTACAACATCCCGGTTTCCATCACCGAGGCCCACCTCAACTGCACGCGCGAGGAGCAGGTGCGCTGGCTGCACTACGTGTGGGAATCGGCCCAGGAGGCCCGCGAGCAAGGGGCCGATGTGCGCGCCGTCACGGTTTGGTCGCTGTTTGGCGCCTTCGACTGGAACAGCCTGCTCACCCGCAACGTCGGGCATTACGAAACCGGCGTTTTCGACGTGCGCAGCGGGCAGTTGCGCCCCACGCTGCTGGCCAAGCTGGTGCGCAGCCTGGCGCACGGCCAGCCGTTCGGGCATCCGGTGCTGCAAAGCATGGGCTGGTGGCAACGCCCCGGCCGCGTGCATTTCCAGTCCAGCACCGCGCCCGCTAAATCCATC
- the glf gene encoding UDP-galactopyranose mutase encodes MFDYLIVGAGFAGSVLAERLATRSNKKVLVIDKRSHIAGNAYDHYNEDGILVHKYGPHIFHTNSKDVFDYLGNFTDWRPYEHRVLASVDGQHVPMPINLDTINKLYGLNLTSFEVEEFFASVAEAVPVIKTSEDVVVSKVGRELYNKFFKNYTNKQWGLDPSQLDKSVTSRVPTRTNRDDRYFTDTYQAMPLHGYTRMFENMLNHPNIKVMLNTDYHEVIDFIPFKEMIFTGPVDEYFDYKFGKLPYRSLEFKHETLNKEKHLAAPVVNYPNEHPYTRITEFKALTGQDHPKTAIVYEYPQAEGDPYYPIPMPENAELYNKYKKLADETPNVHFVGRLATYKYYNMDQVVAQALTLYKKLTEKEDAAKPVRPAISGSTALVEKLVSRSPKQE; translated from the coding sequence ATGTTCGACTACCTCATCGTTGGGGCCGGTTTTGCCGGCAGTGTGCTTGCCGAACGGCTGGCCACCCGCAGCAACAAAAAAGTCCTCGTGATTGACAAGCGCAGCCACATTGCTGGCAACGCTTACGACCATTACAACGAGGACGGCATTCTGGTGCATAAGTATGGTCCGCACATCTTTCACACCAATTCGAAGGACGTATTTGATTACCTGGGCAATTTCACCGACTGGCGTCCTTACGAGCACCGTGTGCTCGCTTCGGTCGACGGCCAGCACGTGCCGATGCCCATCAACCTCGATACCATCAACAAGCTCTACGGCCTGAACCTGACCAGCTTTGAAGTGGAAGAATTCTTCGCTTCGGTGGCCGAGGCGGTGCCGGTCATCAAAACGTCGGAAGACGTGGTGGTGAGCAAAGTCGGCCGCGAGCTGTACAACAAGTTCTTCAAGAACTACACCAACAAGCAGTGGGGCCTCGACCCCTCGCAGCTGGATAAGTCGGTGACCTCGCGCGTGCCTACCCGCACCAACCGCGACGACCGGTATTTCACTGACACCTACCAGGCCATGCCCCTGCACGGCTACACCCGGATGTTTGAGAACATGCTCAACCACCCGAACATCAAGGTGATGCTGAACACCGACTACCACGAGGTAATCGACTTCATTCCCTTCAAGGAAATGATTTTCACCGGCCCGGTGGATGAGTATTTCGACTACAAGTTCGGCAAGCTGCCCTACCGCTCGCTCGAGTTCAAGCACGAGACGCTGAACAAGGAGAAGCACCTGGCCGCGCCTGTGGTGAACTACCCCAACGAGCACCCCTACACCCGCATCACGGAGTTCAAAGCCCTTACCGGCCAGGACCACCCCAAGACGGCCATCGTGTACGAGTACCCGCAAGCCGAAGGCGACCCGTACTACCCCATTCCAATGCCGGAAAACGCCGAGCTGTACAACAAGTACAAGAAGCTGGCCGATGAGACGCCGAATGTGCACTTCGTGGGCCGCCTCGCTACCTACAAGTACTACAACATGGACCAGGTAGTGGCCCAGGCCCTGACGCTTTACAAAAAGCTGACAGAGAAAGAAGACGCCGCCAAGCCCGTTCGTCCGGCCATCTCGGGCAGCACTGCTTTGGTTGAGAAGCTGGTAAGCCGCTCGCCGAAACAGGAATAG
- a CDS encoding glycosyltransferase family 1 protein: MPPSSTVETPLRASANAARPSDSAAETPTAYTLPDLVCFAHLHWDFVWQRPQHLLSRFAQHGRVFYVEDAFYHNDDLIEPHVEIKNRDNGVKVVVVHLPQRLRADETAADQAQFEVLSHYFNEQGVTNYIFWYYTPMALGKSRQFTPKLTVYDCMDELAAFKFAPPELKKRELELFTKADLVFTGGHTLYESKREQHPDAHPFPSSIDKAHFGQARGPLAEPADQAGIAHPRIGFFGVVDERLDIELLRQLSQAHPEWQFVIIGPVVKIDPATLPRTANVHYLGGKDYKELPSYLKGWDVATLLFADNESTKFISPTKTPEYLAAGNPVVSTPIRDVVRPYGDLNLVQIADNAADFGKAIEKALTQREDADWRKRTDDYLATISWDQTWQQMVDLMQDRLAAKKDDASTTVGTSQPLVATKVSEVELPPVTPA; this comes from the coding sequence ATGCCACCTTCTTCGACGGTGGAAACGCCTTTGCGCGCTTCTGCCAACGCTGCCCGGCCCAGCGACTCAGCCGCCGAAACCCCTACTGCTTACACCCTGCCCGATTTGGTTTGCTTCGCACACCTGCATTGGGATTTTGTTTGGCAACGCCCGCAGCATCTGCTCTCGCGTTTTGCCCAGCACGGCCGGGTTTTTTACGTCGAAGATGCTTTTTACCACAACGACGACCTGATTGAGCCGCACGTTGAAATCAAAAACCGCGACAACGGCGTGAAGGTGGTGGTGGTGCATTTGCCCCAACGCCTCCGCGCCGACGAAACCGCCGCCGACCAAGCCCAATTTGAAGTTCTAAGCCACTATTTTAACGAACAAGGCGTTACAAACTACATTTTCTGGTACTACACGCCGATGGCCCTCGGCAAGTCGCGCCAGTTCACGCCCAAGCTCACCGTGTACGATTGCATGGACGAGTTGGCAGCCTTCAAGTTTGCCCCGCCCGAGCTGAAAAAGCGCGAGCTGGAACTCTTCACCAAAGCCGACCTGGTATTCACCGGCGGCCACACCCTCTACGAGTCGAAGCGCGAGCAGCACCCCGACGCGCACCCCTTCCCCAGCAGCATCGACAAGGCCCACTTCGGTCAGGCCCGCGGCCCGCTGGCCGAGCCTGCCGACCAGGCCGGCATTGCGCACCCGCGCATCGGCTTCTTCGGCGTGGTAGATGAGCGGCTCGACATAGAGTTGCTGCGCCAACTGTCACAGGCGCACCCGGAGTGGCAATTTGTCATCATCGGGCCGGTAGTCAAGATTGACCCCGCCACGCTACCGCGCACGGCCAATGTGCATTACCTCGGCGGTAAGGACTACAAGGAACTGCCTTCCTATTTAAAAGGTTGGGATGTGGCAACGCTGCTCTTCGCCGACAACGAAAGCACTAAGTTCATTTCGCCCACCAAGACCCCCGAGTACCTCGCCGCCGGCAACCCCGTGGTGAGCACGCCCATCCGCGACGTGGTGCGGCCCTACGGCGACCTGAACCTCGTTCAAATTGCCGACAACGCGGCCGATTTCGGCAAGGCCATCGAAAAGGCCCTCACCCAGCGCGAAGATGCCGACTGGCGGAAGCGCACCGACGACTACCTGGCCACCATCTCCTGGGACCAGACCTGGCAACAAATGGTGGACCTGATGCAGGACCGCCTCGCCGCCAAAAAAGACGACGCCTCCACCACCGTCGGAACCAGCCAGCCGCTGGTTGCCACCAAAGTATCGGAGGTCGAGCTGCCCCCGGTCACGCCCGCTTAG
- a CDS encoding GNAT family N-acetyltransferase: MTCLRALEPDDLDFLYELENDRDIWGVSDTLAPVSRHALREYLAHASADFYVVRQLRQVVNTEINGLPVGVVDLFDYDPLHQRAGVGITILASERRRGYAQQALELLKKHAREVLRLHQIYATVEHTNGASMRLFQAAGFRQVGTRQEWLRTPGGWADAVEWQCLL; the protein is encoded by the coding sequence ATGACTTGTCTCCGCGCACTTGAGCCAGATGACCTTGACTTTCTCTATGAATTGGAGAATGACCGGGACATTTGGGGCGTGTCGGATACCTTGGCGCCGGTGTCGCGGCACGCCTTGCGTGAGTATTTGGCTCATGCATCTGCGGATTTCTACGTAGTGCGGCAGCTGCGGCAGGTGGTTAATACTGAAATTAATGGGCTACCGGTGGGCGTGGTCGACCTTTTCGACTACGACCCGCTACACCAAAGGGCCGGTGTGGGCATCACCATTCTGGCCAGCGAGCGGCGGCGTGGCTACGCTCAACAGGCGCTCGAACTGTTGAAAAAACATGCGCGTGAGGTGCTGCGCTTGCACCAGATTTATGCTACGGTAGAGCATACTAATGGCGCAAGTATGAGGCTGTTCCAAGCAGCAGGTTTTCGACAGGTGGGCACCCGGCAAGAGTGGTTGCGCACCCCCGGCGGGTGGGCCGACGCGGTGGAATGGCAGTGTTTGTTGTAG
- the dapF gene encoding diaminopimelate epimerase yields the protein MHFHKYQGTGNDFVMIDDRARTFDETNQPLIARLCDRRFGIGADGLILLRNKPDFDFEMVYFNADGRPSSMCGNGGRCTVAFAKFLGLIGDQAHFLAVDGPHDARIEADGTVRLRMIDVNPAIEAEVGEEGDVFLHTGSPHHVHFLDPEEGHKLAEFDVYSAGHDIRYDQAYDPAGTNVNFVEVPADPAHAWPVRTYERGVENETLSCGTGVTAVALAASQRGAASPVRLQTMGGELEVSFDHRADGGFTNVWLSGPAKRVFSGEVE from the coding sequence ATGCACTTCCACAAATACCAGGGCACCGGCAACGACTTCGTCATGATTGACGACCGCGCACGCACCTTCGACGAAACCAACCAGCCCCTCATTGCCCGCCTCTGCGACCGCCGCTTTGGTATTGGCGCCGACGGGCTGATTCTGCTGCGCAACAAGCCGGATTTCGATTTTGAAATGGTGTACTTCAACGCCGATGGCCGGCCCAGCTCCATGTGCGGCAACGGCGGCCGCTGCACCGTGGCTTTCGCGAAATTTCTCGGCCTCATCGGCGACCAAGCCCACTTCCTGGCCGTGGATGGCCCCCACGATGCCCGCATCGAGGCCGACGGCACCGTGCGCCTCCGAATGATTGACGTGAACCCCGCCATCGAAGCCGAGGTAGGGGAGGAGGGTGACGTATTCCTGCACACCGGTTCGCCCCACCACGTCCACTTCCTCGACCCCGAAGAAGGCCACAAGCTGGCTGAGTTCGACGTGTACAGCGCCGGCCACGACATCCGCTACGACCAGGCCTACGACCCCGCCGGCACCAACGTCAACTTCGTGGAAGTGCCCGCCGACCCCGCCCACGCCTGGCCCGTGCGCACCTACGAGCGCGGCGTCGAAAACGAAACCCTGAGCTGCGGCACCGGCGTCACGGCCGTGGCGCTGGCCGCTTCTCAGCGCGGCGCGGCATCGCCCGTGCGCCTGCAAACCATGGGCGGTGAGCTGGAAGTGTCTTTTGACCACCGGGCCGATGGCGGCTTCACCAACGTGTGGCTAAGTGGTCCGGCCAAGCGGGTGTTCAGCGGCGAAGTGGAATAA
- a CDS encoding peptidoglycan D,D-transpeptidase FtsI family protein, giving the protein MQKALPWKTLLLVLALLLNACSSPGQEAGAPPPVQDSTFGPLTPRRLASTEPLRRGRVLDRNDSVLIATRPVYVLTLPQRPPLDSLKLSSLLGWRDSLLWRRIEAALPYEGARPKGGVKLLLTNAEAQKIQDNQKDWPMLKLEQRTLRSYTTSTGAPVLGYAYSNAQSFLSLIQRYRRGRFYRVRNGGVETYYNGLLNGHRGYAHPLVDTLGQPHGTWATDTAFQQGQDIHLTIDANLQAYAEKLLAGRKGYLVALDPRTGEVLAAVSAPTFAPGVLTAPDRAGTRNKLLYNEDMPLLNRSATLANPPGSVFKLVNAAVALQLGAIQPTTGFRCDQSLINCVHHHPVPRNLTLALQYSCNPYFYQVMRKLIEHVPDSLVADTTTARHRNLAAWQRYAKSFGLDTLLGVDLPREQAGFLPTPAFYDKARRTRYWKFRSIYSLSVGQGEINLTGLQMANMMAIIANRGWYYTPHFVRSVGSSGPLPRFLEKHHTLIDSANFEALVPGMMAVMQRGGTAATSNLADVGITIAGKTGTVQNDEGDDHATFVAFAPANNPKIAIAVYLENAGFGATEAAPVAALVIEKHLRGSIAPKRKHWERRMKYRGLAYEREHR; this is encoded by the coding sequence ATGCAAAAAGCTCTTCCCTGGAAAACCTTGCTCCTGGTTTTGGCGCTGCTGCTCAATGCCTGTTCCTCACCGGGGCAGGAGGCAGGGGCACCGCCGCCCGTGCAGGATTCCACGTTCGGGCCGCTCACGCCGCGCCGCCTTGCCTCTACCGAGCCGCTGCGCCGCGGCCGCGTGCTCGACCGCAATGACTCGGTGCTCATCGCCACGCGGCCCGTGTACGTGCTCACGCTGCCCCAGCGCCCGCCCCTCGATTCGCTCAAGCTCAGCAGCCTGCTCGGCTGGCGCGACAGCCTGCTCTGGCGCCGCATCGAAGCCGCCCTGCCCTACGAAGGCGCCCGCCCCAAAGGCGGCGTGAAGCTGCTGCTGACCAACGCCGAGGCCCAAAAAATTCAGGACAACCAAAAAGACTGGCCCATGCTGAAGCTGGAGCAGCGCACCCTGCGCAGCTACACCACCAGCACGGGCGCGCCGGTGCTGGGCTACGCCTACAGCAACGCCCAGTCCTTCCTGAGCCTGATTCAGCGCTACCGCCGCGGCCGGTTCTACCGCGTGCGCAACGGTGGCGTCGAAACCTACTACAACGGCCTCCTCAACGGCCACCGCGGCTACGCCCACCCACTCGTCGACACGCTGGGCCAGCCCCACGGCACCTGGGCCACCGACACGGCTTTCCAGCAGGGGCAGGACATTCATTTGACCATTGATGCCAACTTGCAGGCCTACGCCGAAAAGCTGCTGGCGGGCCGCAAGGGCTACCTCGTGGCCCTCGACCCGCGCACCGGCGAAGTGCTGGCGGCTGTGTCGGCCCCCACCTTCGCGCCCGGCGTCCTCACCGCGCCCGACCGCGCCGGCACGCGCAACAAGCTGCTCTACAACGAAGACATGCCCTTGCTCAACCGCTCGGCCACGTTGGCCAACCCGCCCGGCTCGGTGTTCAAGCTGGTGAACGCAGCCGTGGCCCTGCAGCTCGGGGCCATCCAGCCCACCACCGGGTTCCGCTGCGACCAGTCGCTCATCAACTGCGTGCACCACCACCCGGTGCCCCGCAACCTGACCCTGGCCCTGCAATACAGCTGCAACCCTTATTTCTACCAGGTGATGCGCAAGCTCATCGAGCACGTGCCCGATAGCCTGGTGGCCGACACCACCACCGCCCGCCACCGCAACCTGGCCGCCTGGCAGCGCTACGCCAAGTCCTTCGGCCTCGACACGCTGCTGGGCGTCGATTTGCCCCGCGAGCAGGCCGGCTTCCTGCCCACGCCGGCCTTCTACGACAAGGCCCGGCGCACCCGCTACTGGAAGTTTCGCTCCATCTACTCGCTAAGCGTAGGGCAGGGCGAAATCAACCTCACCGGCCTGCAAATGGCCAATATGATGGCCATCATCGCCAACCGGGGCTGGTACTACACGCCGCATTTTGTGCGCAGCGTGGGCAGTAGCGGCCCGCTGCCGCGCTTTCTCGAAAAGCACCACACCCTCATCGACAGTGCCAACTTCGAAGCCTTGGTGCCCGGCATGATGGCCGTGATGCAGCGCGGCGGCACCGCCGCCACCTCCAACCTGGCCGATGTGGGCATCACCATTGCCGGCAAAACCGGCACCGTGCAAAACGACGAGGGCGACGACCATGCCACCTTCGTCGCCTTCGCGCCCGCCAACAACCCCAAAATTGCCATTGCCGTGTACCTCGAAAACGCCGGTTTCGGGGCCACGGAAGCCGCTCCGGTCGCGGCCCTGGTCATCGAAAAGCACCTGCGCGGCAGCATCGCCCCCAAGCGCAAGCACTGGGAGCGCCGCATGAAATACCGGGGTTTGGCGTATGAGCGGGAGCACCGGTAG
- a CDS encoding DUF4194 domain-containing protein: protein MPKPYASLLIKLLQTHALYSDDDPQYWQQLQDYEVPVRDYFEQIGVSLDLNRAEGYARLTQPEPAEDDPAPPRRLLRRVGLSYEQSLLCVVLREWLEEHEASAQTTTRRLFATRAEIRERVELFFNQPTNRKAWLGKLDAVVEKLELHGLLKLHQRDDNQPDQTKYEVKALLKAKISLEKLEEFKEKLLRHAESV, encoded by the coding sequence ATGCCCAAACCTTACGCCTCGCTGCTCATCAAGCTGCTGCAAACGCACGCGCTTTACTCCGACGACGACCCGCAGTACTGGCAGCAGTTACAGGACTATGAAGTGCCTGTGCGGGATTACTTCGAACAGATTGGCGTGAGCCTGGACTTGAACCGCGCCGAGGGCTACGCCCGCCTCACGCAGCCCGAGCCCGCCGAGGACGACCCGGCCCCGCCCCGGCGCCTGCTGCGCCGGGTGGGCCTCAGCTACGAGCAAAGCTTGCTGTGTGTGGTGCTGCGCGAGTGGCTGGAGGAGCACGAAGCCAGCGCCCAAACCACCACCCGCCGGCTGTTTGCCACCCGCGCCGAAATCCGGGAGCGGGTGGAGCTTTTTTTCAATCAGCCTACCAACCGCAAGGCCTGGCTCGGTAAGCTGGACGCCGTGGTGGAAAAGCTGGAGCTGCACGGCCTGCTGAAGCTGCATCAGCGCGACGACAACCAGCCCGACCAGACGAAATACGAGGTTAAAGCCCTGCTCAAGGCCAAAATCAGCCTGGAGAAACTCGAAGAATTTAAAGAAAAGCTGCTCCGCCATGCTGAATCTGTTTGA